One genomic region from Corallococcus soli encodes:
- a CDS encoding peptidoglycan-binding protein LysM, whose product MKAALWLSAWMGLSVVPSTPTVVGREAPEATALRGSGGSGAMPKAPSAVPQTARKALEMSRAAVKAAPDDARRREAEDRLKDAEAHFQQARYADALHKADEAWALLNPPQPSLFTVEVGHDGGTTTVTHRQGPPVTVEAQHATRVLAGGESVRVQQGTVLPEPPPAPQPVQPTDKYRFTLKPSPGGLLGPVTLSWAAVEGATRYEVEVIPEAVESGPLPSPVREVLGARQWALPALPAGRYRWTVTAVSPGQGRSVPSPARRFELAADALELNIKVKDGWQK is encoded by the coding sequence ATGAAGGCCGCCCTCTGGCTCAGCGCATGGATGGGGCTGTCCGTGGTGCCGTCCACCCCGACGGTGGTGGGACGCGAAGCTCCAGAGGCCACCGCCCTCCGGGGCAGCGGCGGTTCAGGTGCCATGCCGAAGGCACCCAGCGCGGTGCCGCAGACGGCGCGCAAGGCGCTGGAGATGTCGCGCGCGGCGGTGAAGGCCGCCCCGGACGACGCTCGGCGCCGAGAGGCCGAGGACCGGCTGAAGGACGCCGAGGCGCACTTCCAGCAGGCGCGCTACGCGGACGCGCTGCACAAGGCGGACGAGGCCTGGGCGCTGCTCAACCCGCCCCAGCCCTCCCTCTTCACCGTGGAGGTGGGCCACGACGGAGGCACCACCACCGTCACCCACCGCCAGGGGCCGCCCGTCACCGTGGAGGCGCAGCACGCCACCCGCGTCCTGGCGGGGGGCGAGTCCGTCCGGGTGCAGCAGGGCACCGTCCTGCCGGAGCCGCCCCCCGCGCCCCAGCCGGTGCAGCCCACGGACAAGTACCGCTTCACGCTGAAGCCTTCGCCCGGGGGGCTGCTGGGCCCGGTGACGCTGTCGTGGGCCGCGGTGGAGGGTGCCACGCGGTACGAGGTGGAGGTCATCCCGGAGGCGGTGGAGTCGGGCCCCCTGCCCTCGCCCGTGCGCGAGGTGCTGGGCGCCCGGCAGTGGGCGCTGCCCGCGCTGCCCGCCGGCCGCTACCGCTGGACGGTGACGGCGGTGAGTCCGGGACAGGGCCGGTCCGTGCCCTCGCCGGCGCGGCGCTTCGAGCTGGCCGCGGACGCGCTCGAACTCAACATCAAGGTGAAGGACGGCTGGCAGAAGTAG
- a CDS encoding HD domain-containing phosphohydrolase codes for MRLFKAILLLMLVVSIIPTVMVGWLSVSHTRELLIRDAQELAQERVKQLRLKAERFLEDPTEMVVGLSSVPGGFFTLPRDTQRSHIAAVLNQRQEVLALTVFSADKQRQPGLQAFAVHDMAPSAVAEHEERARALLNAGLTGVRYSDVVASPGGGGPVVTLAFPVGDPVQGYMAADLTLAGLRLMLAQERVGSTGFAYLADRHGRLITGGGDLGAVGEDVSKRTPLAHLIKQREGTPDTELFHVGNFGEGRDAVVAAYSVLPEAGWAIVSEQPVEHAYRQVETMERRILAGLGGAILVALVLAAIFSRNLTQPLKTFMATSLELARGKFGVEVNLRQKNELGELAQTFNYMSKQLLAYDMETRGLYESLEKGYLETIVALANSIDSKDAYTRGHSQRVGDVAVEIGRELKLTERELRQLQYGGILHDIGKIGIVESILTKQSRLTDQEMATMREHPAIGDAIIGPVTFLGPVRACVRHHHERWDGTGYPDKLKGESIPLLARIVACADTFDACTSTRPYQKAMPLEKAMEILDNLSGAQLDPKVVLALRAVLAQRGVRLEGHRQPVKLAS; via the coding sequence GTGCGTCTTTTCAAAGCCATCCTCCTGCTGATGCTCGTGGTCAGCATCATCCCCACGGTGATGGTGGGCTGGTTGTCGGTGTCGCATACGCGCGAGCTGCTCATCCGCGACGCGCAGGAGCTGGCGCAGGAGCGCGTGAAGCAGCTACGGCTCAAGGCCGAGCGCTTCCTGGAGGACCCCACGGAGATGGTGGTGGGGCTGTCCAGCGTGCCGGGCGGCTTCTTCACCCTGCCGCGCGACACGCAGCGCTCGCACATCGCGGCGGTGCTCAACCAGCGCCAGGAGGTGCTGGCGCTCACGGTGTTCAGCGCGGACAAGCAGCGGCAGCCGGGCCTGCAGGCCTTCGCGGTGCACGACATGGCGCCCAGCGCGGTGGCCGAGCACGAGGAGCGCGCCCGGGCCCTGCTCAATGCGGGATTGACGGGGGTGCGCTATTCGGACGTGGTGGCGTCCCCGGGTGGCGGCGGTCCAGTGGTGACGCTGGCGTTCCCGGTGGGGGACCCGGTGCAGGGCTACATGGCGGCGGACCTGACGCTCGCGGGCCTGCGGCTGATGCTGGCGCAGGAGCGCGTGGGCAGCACGGGGTTCGCGTACCTGGCGGACCGGCACGGGCGGCTCATCACCGGCGGCGGAGACCTGGGCGCGGTGGGCGAGGACGTGTCGAAGCGGACGCCGCTGGCGCATCTGATCAAACAGCGCGAAGGCACCCCCGACACGGAGCTGTTCCACGTGGGCAACTTCGGCGAGGGACGCGACGCGGTGGTGGCGGCGTACTCCGTGTTGCCGGAGGCGGGCTGGGCCATCGTGTCCGAGCAGCCGGTGGAGCACGCCTACCGGCAGGTGGAGACGATGGAGCGGCGCATCCTGGCGGGCCTGGGCGGCGCCATCCTGGTCGCGCTGGTGCTGGCGGCCATCTTCTCCCGCAACCTGACGCAGCCCCTGAAGACCTTCATGGCGACGTCGCTGGAGCTGGCGCGCGGCAAGTTCGGCGTGGAGGTGAACCTGCGCCAGAAGAACGAGCTGGGGGAGCTGGCCCAGACGTTCAACTACATGAGCAAGCAGTTGCTCGCGTACGACATGGAGACGCGCGGCCTCTACGAGAGCCTGGAGAAGGGCTACCTGGAGACCATCGTCGCGCTGGCCAACTCCATCGACTCCAAGGACGCGTACACGCGCGGCCACAGCCAGCGGGTGGGCGACGTGGCGGTGGAGATCGGCAGGGAGCTGAAGCTCACCGAGCGTGAGCTGCGGCAGCTGCAGTACGGCGGCATCCTCCACGACATCGGTAAGATTGGCATCGTGGAGAGCATCCTCACCAAGCAGTCTCGGCTGACGGATCAGGAGATGGCCACGATGCGCGAGCACCCCGCCATCGGTGACGCCATCATCGGGCCGGTGACGTTCCTGGGGCCGGTGCGCGCGTGCGTGCGCCACCACCACGAGCGCTGGGACGGCACGGGCTACCCGGACAAGCTCAAGGGGGAGTCCATCCCGCTGCTGGCGCGCATCGTCGCGTGCGCGGACACCTTCGATGCGTGCACCTCCACGCGCCCCTACCAGAAGGCCATGCCGCTGGAGAAGGCGATGGAGATCCTGGACAACCTGAGCGGCGCGCAATTGGACCCGAAGGTGGTGCTGGCCCTGCGCGCGGTGCTCGCTCAGCGAGGCGTGCGGCTGGAAGGCCACCGGCAGCCCGTCAAGCTGGCGTCCTGA
- a CDS encoding DUF971 domain-containing protein, which produces MVGRDFLPKTLEGGSVSNFWDRIKPAAKPLSATDARLSVDGESLTLTWDDGVTTSATAQVLRQQCPCAACVDEWTAKRTLDPAQVPANLRVLQMQPVGNYALAFVFSDQHNTGIYPWKHLRDITQSQG; this is translated from the coding sequence ATGGTAGGGAGGGACTTCCTGCCCAAGACTCTGGAAGGTGGATCGGTGAGCAACTTCTGGGACCGCATCAAGCCCGCGGCCAAGCCCCTCAGCGCGACGGACGCCCGGCTGTCCGTGGACGGAGAATCGCTGACGCTCACGTGGGATGACGGCGTGACGACGAGCGCCACCGCGCAGGTGCTGCGCCAGCAGTGCCCGTGCGCCGCGTGCGTGGACGAGTGGACGGCGAAGCGGACGCTGGACCCCGCGCAGGTGCCCGCGAACCTGCGCGTGTTGCAGATGCAGCCGGTGGGCAACTACGCGCTCGCGTTCGTCTTCAGCGACCAGCACAACACGGGCATCTATCCGTGGAAGCACCTGCGCGACATCACCCAGTCCCAGGGCTGA